GCCGTGCGCTCCCCGGGCACGGTCGTCACCCTGGACCTCCGCCTGGCAAGCGGCGACCGGCTCCTCTACACGGCGGCCATCGTCCATTTCGTCACCGGGCAGCAGGGCCAGGGCATCTCCGGCATGGGCCTGAAGTTCGGGGAGGCGGACCCACCGACCCGCCGGTTCCTGGACGCCGCGGTCGCCATCCTTCCGCATGCCCAGTCCGACCTGCCGCCCGTTCCCAACGGCGTGGGCCCCGCGGACTACACCGTCCCCGCCCCCGTGGCCGCCCCTGCCCTGCCCCCGGCCATGGCCTCGGAGGCCAGCGCCGCCCCCCGGATGGACGCCCCGGCCGCGCCCGCGCTGGAGATGGTCACGGATGCGTCACTGGAGCTGAACACGACGGAGCCGCCACGGACGGGGCCCGTGATCGGCATCGACCTGGGGACGACGAACTCGTGCGCCGCGTTCGTGCGCGGAGCGAAGCCCGGGGTGCTGCCCAGCCGCGAGGGCCACAACACGGTCCCCTCCATCCTCGCGTTCAACCAGCGCGGCAAGCTGGTGGTGGGCCACCCCGCCAAGGGGCAGATGCTCACCAACCCGCGCCAGACGGTGTACGGCGCCAAGCGGCTGGTGGGCCGGCCGTACGCGTCGCCCATCGTGGGGCAGATCAA
This genomic stretch from Corallococcus macrosporus harbors:
- a CDS encoding TIGR02266 family protein, which gives rise to MAELNQAGAVGLVVKLPFATPEEFLAKYGGNITRGGIYLRAKAVRSPGTVVTLDLRLASGDRLLYTAAIVHFVTGQQGQGISGMGLKFGEADPPTRRFLDAAVAILPHAQSDLPPVPNGVGPADYTVPAPVAAPALPPAMASEASAAPRMDAPAAPALEMVTDASLELNTTEPPRTGPVIGIDLGTTNSCAAFVRGAKPGVLPSREGHNTVPSILAFNQRGKLVVGHPAKGQMLTNPRQTVYGAKRLVGRPYASPIVGQIKGRFHYEIAAGQNGEAAVRLGDRIYSLQQISALILREVREVAQNQLGQPISRAVITVPAYYNDNQRHAVREAGKLAGLYVERILNEPTAAALAYGYGKKLNQRVLVYDLGGGTFDASVLELHDTVYEVISTGGDTFLGGIDFDNAIVEYL